The Cotesia glomerata isolate CgM1 linkage group LG7, MPM_Cglom_v2.3, whole genome shotgun sequence genome segment aattttataagaatattgataataatgacCGTAAACCACTTAGAGAAATAATACCGCAAGTAAGAGTTCGTGTTCTTGAAGGTTTATGTTTAACATTCAGCGGATTAGTACCAACGAATCATAAGTTAGAACAGAGTCGTGCTTATAAAGTTGCAGTAGCATTTGGAGCTAAAGTAACACAGGTACTAGATTGCGTTAATCTATATTGCACATACCAATCAAgtacttttataataaattaaaaataatctcattgtgaattataatttaaggATTTGACAGAGTCTACAACACACTTGGTTGCCATTAAACCTGGAACTGCAAAAGCTAACACcgctaaaaaaaatccaaacattaaaattgtaaatccAGATTGGCTTTGGTCATGCGCTGAACGTTGGGAACACGTTGACGAGAGATTGTTTCCTCTTACAGCTCAGGTATGATTACATTTATTTACGACTTTTTTTTCGATCACAATAATTAAGTaagcattttattattttgatctgtcttgtaaaaaatttacttttattaattgactAATATAAAAGTTTGATATTGACGTTGAACTTACGgatcttcaataaaaatttatgaatccCATCTATTCTTTCACTATGAGTCTTAAAtcataaagttaatttttaagaattttatctaACGGAATtcttatttcaaattaaaagtttttcgatttcattttttacatttttcaatttaaatcaaaGGTTTATTAACCCagtttaagtataaaaaagtaacaataaatgtataaataaaattattaacaggcAAGAGGATCCAGAGTACCGCCTCCACATTGTAGTAGCCCAGAACATGTAGAAGTAAAAGAAAGCGAAGTTGTTGATAGTTTTGCAAATAGTATAAATCCTTTAATGTCATTCACGCAAGAAGAAATCGACATTATGGATAAAGAAGTTGATGATGATATGTCGGACGTAGAAGTAGATAGCTATGCTGTGGATGGAAAAGAAGAATTAGATTCAGTTATGGATGATGAAAGTGAAAATTCATCTGATCTGCacggtaaatatttatatttttaaaaaattcataattataagTACTTGACTATATTTTCTGATTGACAGATGAACTTTATGGATCACCTAGAAAACGTCAAAAAATTCAGCGAAATAGCTCGAGTGATTCTTCAGAAGGTAAAGAGAAAGATTATGATATAAATGAAGATAATGATGACGACGATGAAGATCCAGTCACTCGTTTTAGAAGAGGGGAACCTTTGCCTGATGATCTAGATCTTGGAGATCAAGGATCACAAGATTCAGTAGAAATAGATGATCCAGTAGAAGAAGACGATGATAGAGAATGGAATGCTATGGGAGCAGCGTTAGAAAGAGAATTTTTGTCTGAATGATAAGATAGTTATTAGTtcgttttttttgttttaaattttttcatgtatcattattaattattataaatatttcattttttaatgttcaaaTACAGTgtagatttttgataaaagttgATATAATCATTCATTAATGTAAGAATGCGTCttaatattgtatttattagTCAAACTAATTGATACAAGActgaaaaattgtgttattaaTAAGAATTTTCACCTAGTTCATtcgctaataaattttataataattgcaaATGCCGTAatgacaatttattttatatatttttcaacaaGATTGAATATAAAGTTTAAACTGCATAATTCTGAGGATCATTTGGATCATCATAATACTTGATGTAACTTTCTTTATGAGAAAAGTCACGAATACCTTCCATGCTTCCTCGTGGTGGAGCTTTGTTGTAATcgaaattgctttttaatttgccatataattttatttcttcttgaaTTTGATCTCTATAAAAATAAGTGATaatattgtaatataaataaatgaaattatatttttctgatGAATATGTTTTTATAGCCGACCTGTATTTTCCACTAACTACTTTTTTGCCTGTTAATGGATCCGTAATATCACCCAAAGGATAAACAACTTCGATTACTTTGTGAGTAATTAGACGTGTCATTCTTTCTggtaaattttgtattaaaacgGTATCACCAGTTTTGCATAACTTGTATGGATCATAGGCATATACAAATTCATATTCgttaaaatactaaaaaaaataaacagacaATTCGTAAAAACAACAGTAGCATAAcctacaaaatattaaaattttttgatgtaaGTGAAATACCATAAGGAGATTTGTGTCtaatcctaattttttaattcttattttcGCAGCATTTTCTTTCACAGTCGGCATACATTCTCCAAGAAcgtattttattactttttttccaGTTTTATTCATGGCAAGAAATGCCTGTTTAGTCATAGCCATTTTGATACTTAAATACGTAAATCCCAACTACACAGTAtctataaaaacaaaacaaagtattttttaatgcaaataaatctaattatcaataaaaattttacttacttaaaaacttttttataattatatgataAGTAGTATAAAAGATTTATAATCCGTGGTGAAACTTTtcgtaactttttttctcTACATTATATGatgaataatattattttattttttttttctttccagattaattcaaatttgtcTTTACCGACAACCACAAATTAGAAGATCTTTCTCTAGCGCTTGCTAATATATATATGCCATAACATTCTTTCTTACCTACTAAAGGAGAGATGCAAACAAAAGCATCCCAGTTAGCACAGGTTGACCATCAACTAGGTTGATGTTCAATAGTTTACGTCAACTTTATGTTAACTTCGCGTCAACCGCTGCATTTGCAACAGTTTCCCAGAACTTGACTTTAACTTACACATCAAGTTAGCGTAAATCTATTGCCGGAATTTTCCGAAAGGTTCGCTCAAAGTTAACGCAAAGTTGCAGAAAGTTAACGTTAACTTCACGTCAACTGTTATAAGTATAACTGTTGCTCTACTGTTAGCGTAAACTTTACGTCAAATTCCGGCCGCAGATTTACGTGAACTTCGTTTCGCTTGTGCTAATAGGGTATCAAAagaaagaacaaaaaagaaactataatggaaataattaattgatccTAAAACATAAGACTCatgattacattaaatttagtttagtatcgaaattatcgaaaaaaatgGATCCAGATTCCTTATTTGTTAGGGTAAGAGCGCGCGCGTACAGCGCGCAATTTACATTTCCagtattaatatatttttagtctTATTAATCCGGAGACACGTTAGTGTCTCGCGCCAAGTACACGTCCAACATATGGCGTGAGACAACGTGTCTCTATTCTCTAATCATATGTCAACATAACCTCCTCATATATTTGggtctatattttttattattgccaAGACACTGACACTTCacactatttttaataagtttttttttacggattttacacaaattataaaaaattattgggtatgaacaattatttaatatatctcaaacatgaaaaattttgcctGCGCCTGTTTTCGATTCTACGAgagattttacaaatttagggCGAATTTTGTTATTTCGAAGTTGGTAGCACTTAACTTTATCTCCTAACTATACTTACTTTAGTATAAGTTCTAAAACTTTAGCACCCATAAGTAGTTAGTatactaagaaaaaattttgtaatagaGAGAAAGACAACCTGCGTAACTTTATACAGTTTCCACTGTACTTATGAAAACATCAGCCCAGGCGTTAATGCCCCGTACTAtacttgtttattttattctgagtAGTCAGTAAAGGTGCAATTTCATGGTGACGCTCGACGCTGGCTTAGAGCGTCAAATGAGGTCACGTGGTATAATTTCGGCTGGAACTCCATCTTAAATTAATGTAGCGTCAAAGCTAAACATTGTTtagctttttaaaatttaaaaattttattgtttttttttcagcgtTTCGAAGCTTGACGCTCCAATATTTGACGTTGCGTTAATTTAAAATGGCGCCATGGTCAAAATTGTACCACGTGACCACATTTGACGCTCTTAACCAGCGTCGAGCGTCAGCATGAAATTGCACCTTAAGTTTTTTCCTATAGAAGTCGTGTTCATTAATCGCGCGCGTAATTCGAATTCAAATATGTCAAATATAGAACTTTTTGTTTCTGTGTCAGAAGTGAAGCCTAAAAGAACTCATGTTAAAAGTAGTTTTTCTGAAATTGAGTATAGacaaatactattttttaatttctattctTTAATTTAGTAGAAAAATCTAACAAATCTGTGTTGCAAAC includes the following:
- the LOC123269973 gene encoding 28S ribosomal protein S17, mitochondrial; its protein translation is MAMTKQAFLAMNKTGKKVIKYVLGECMPTVKENAAKIRIKKLGLDTNLLMYFNEYEFVYAYDPYKLCKTGDTVLIQNLPERMTRLITHKVIEVVYPLGDITDPLTGKKVVSGKYRDQIQEEIKLYGKLKSNFDYNKAPPRGSMEGIRDFSHKESYIKYYDDPNDPQNYAV